The nucleotide window caCTGGAGGGGATGCAAATAGGCGGCAATGGGTTGGGCCGGCGGCAGGCGGGCTGGCGCGTCTGTGTGCGAGTATATAATTCTGTGATGGTGAGGCAACGTTTGCTGGGCATTggttatgtgagtgtgtgccagcATACGGAAGTGTGTGCTGGATATTTATTTGGGCACGCGTTTGAGTGTGAGCGAGTGCGTGCATCTGATGTTGGGCGCAATTGCGAAGGATGACAATAAGCGatgcaggcaaacacacatacgcataggtGTTTTATATCAGTGAAAGTTGTAGAAAGGTAAGTTAGTAAAGGTAGGTTTGAAAGATGTTTATGAAAGAGGTAAGTTggagtttcttttcttttcagttagtTGATAGGTTATTTGTTCAGAGCCTTAGATGGAGCTGGATGAGGGTGAAGCAGCTATTTGAATGGAATCGTCTCCATGTCGGAAAATTCCttgcattttctgctgcaCATCACTCATGTAGCGAGTCAACTTGTccagttgttcttgttgcctttGGGCAAGCTTAACCAATAGTTGGGTGGTTGAGTTATGCTCAGTGGAAGGAAGAATAGGggtttgatgatgttgttgttgtggtggctgttgctgaaaCTCAGCATCGATTTGCATTGGCGTAGGCTCGTGCTGGTTCAAGTGGTGAGCAGAGGCAGCATTATGTCGTGTGGACGTAAGTGTATCTAGGTGTTGGCGCTGCATAAGAACAGTTTGATCACGATTGATCATCGAACCAAACTGTTCAATttgacgctgctgttgctgttgttggatgttttgagttttgggccATCTTAGGCGCGGGTCCAAATTTGCGGAAgttcttgatatatttctcgttgcagctgctgttgatgttgttgttactgctgctattGAGGATGAAAGATTGGCGCTTGGTGCCGGTTTGATAGAGTTATGAACAGGAATGGTGtcagaattaacattgttAATTGGGATATTGTTGTAATTATTAATGATGGGAATATTTGCGGCTTTGAAAACATTTGATCGTTGCCTTTGCGCAAGCGCACGTTCCATTTGTGCTCGCTtgtgttgttttgatttttgcttgcgcgctttggctttttgttttttatttgttggcttgggCAAAGACAGCAAtgtcggcagctgttgttgcaatggcaattgcaattgcagtggcaTATGAGCCTGTTGACGTTGCTGCGAGCGTATTTGTCgcctttgctgccgctgaatATTCGGATTGCTTTGTCTCGGTAACAGTTGCTGCCTTGACTGAACGTTCcgaatgtttgtatttgatattagttttgatttcagcAAGTCAAGATATAAGGGGCAGCCCTTATAATTGGCCGTGTGTGATTGGGAGCAGTTGGCACAGTTTGCCGGTAAATTGATAGGCTTAGTACATTGTTGCGATAAATGCTCCTGGCCATATTTCACGCAGCGCGGATTGTGACGACAGTAGCGCGCCGTGTGGTTGTATCGTTGGCAGCGGTGGCATTGAGGCAGTTTTCTGTCGTCGGTTTTTGGCCACTCAAATCGGactaagaatttgcataattcttggacgttgaaaattgttgttggattctttattgaattatgagctaattcaataaagaatagaTTCGGGCAGTGATGACCGGGATTACTGCGATTCCGATAAACAGGGTTATATACATTACGTATTATGTAGCCCATATCGGATAGCTCATTTCGAATTTTGGTCGTGCTAATGGAGGCGTGAATGCCTCGTACGACAACCCGAATTGAGCGTTCATCACGTTTCTGGTAAGTATTGAAGTTAATGGAGCTGTCAGTTTCAAGGATATGTATGATATGTTCGTGTGTTTGAGTCGATTTGGGAATGATTCGTGGGATGCCAGGGCCACCCAATTTTAGGCCGTAGTCGACTATGGGTGGATTGTGCCCGTTTAATTTGGCCACTAACGAATCAATGCCATTCCAATTGGATTCATTATGTTGAACGCATATTTGTGGGGGCTTGAACTGTTTTGGAACAGGATTAAAGTTTGTATGTtgctcatgttgttgttggatgggGGCAGAAAGGAAGTTAGTCACAATATTGGGGGGAGCGTTGGTGACAGCATAGTAAAAGGGCATTGTTGTTGAAGCAGCCGGAATTGAAGCTGTTCTTGGGgtagctgctattgctgctgtttgagcCGTCGGTGCGTTGTGAgttgaggttgttgttgtgggagcTAACATTGGTGAGGATGGTGGACATGCTGTCAGAGCTGATTATACAGCAGAAGCGAGGCTATTGATCATAGCGTTCGCTTGTCGCTGTTTAGGCGGCGATTACGATTTTGGTTGTAGCTGATGGTCGGACGCATCTAGATCGGATTCGGATAGAAGACTGAATCGATTTGATGCTAGTCGTGCATTGCTAGATGTATATTGTTGCGTCAGACGGGATTTGGCTGAGATTTTTCGGTTTAGGATGCGTGCAGTCTTCCGCCGAGTCTGACTAACAGCTTTAGTTGATATGAGTTGTTGCTTATGGAACAGCATTTCGCCAGATATGGGcaaattgctattgttgcaatcatcgttgttgctgctggtggggctgctgctggttccgCTGCGAATAATTGTGATTTGTGCCAAGGGAGCAGCATTATTGTGAGCCAGTGCGACTGCGTATGATGAGAACGATggagtttctgttgttgttgttgttgttgccgttgctgttgttaaaaaaGGGGGAGCAACGGCTGTAGCAGGTGGAGCTGGTGTGTTGACTATCTTTCGCGATGCAGAAATCATCAGTAGattagctgctgttgacgtAGATGGTCCACTATCGATACcttcaatatcaataaaaaggtCACTTGAAGAGTGtccttcgtttttatttttcttaatattattaatgttgctgttataGATATTGTGATTATAGTTGGCATGTCCAGATATATTTCATGCATTTGTTAACTGTGTTTGCGCATCACTAGAGCTGCCAGACTCTAGCTGTGCAATgagtcttttatattgtgccagctgtgtttgctgatcagctgttagaattctgttgttattattattgttttaatgtatGGTAGCGGTCGAGTTTGAACTCGCCGCGGCGTGCTCTACATTCATCTCGCTCGCACCACTCTCGTTAGATCTCAATCTAGCTGGTTGTCCCTTTTGCGTCTGCTTGGGATGTGATGTTGGTGCCGATGCATGGGCAAGGGGTGCGGGGGTCGATGGCAGAGTCGTTGTTTCTGCTAAAAATGTTGCCGTTAGGGTTGGCGCCATCAGGTCTGGTGCGTTCAGCACAGCTTTCAATTTTCAGTCGACCGGCTAAGAGGAACACGTCTGTTCTGGGTAAGTGTCTTCATGCGAATGGGAATCGGGGATCGAACGGCAGGTTGCCAGGAGCGGGCAGACAGGCGAGCGAGCGAACGAGCGAGCAGgagaggcagcgagacagcaaggaagcgggacagcaaggcagcgagacagcagggcagcaaggcagcgagacagcgaggcagcaaggcagcgagacatcgaggcagcaaggcagcgaggcagcaaggcagcgagacagcaaggcagcgagacagcaaggcagcgagacagctaggCAGCAGGACATCGAGACTCTCCACTCCAGTTCCAACTCCGGTTCCGACTCCAGATTCAACGTGAATGCGCTCAATCTCCAATTCCCagaccagaaatttatttattgatatatattacattagagatggataaacgttacaaatgttggtgcatttttgatgatatatgttagtgggtattttgtggttatgattaagtcttaagactataaaacaaatgttttgaatttgattcgatttgattgtgtGTAAGGTACATTGTGTGATTAGTgagaataattataaaataatttgttgtaattgtattaaatactaGGTATTGGATGTTACATGGTATACATTAGTTGTGGTTTGATAAGAGTGGATGTAATATACAATTGGGGCTTGTGCGGCgtcagtaaataatttttaccatAAGCCAGCAGGTAATTGACAGAAGTTATGCTGTTTGTGCGTTAATGAGTATGAGAgagaaaatcttttgttttggattgaaacattttggagGGATCATGTGTATTCTTTGCACTTTTAGAAATTATGTTTTGAAAGTCTAGACGATAAAAGATAGGGTGGCACGCTCACGCACGagcgcaagcacacgcactgtcataacaaaataccaacaaaatcacagacacacacacatgtgcatgggcaagcttttgcgcatgtgtgtgagtgtctgtgattttgttggtattttgttatgacagtgcgtgtgcttgcgctcgtgcgtatatctgacaacaaatacataccagcaagtttgtgcgcttgcaagtacatatatatgtatgtgtgaatatataaatgcGACGAGTGTGCAGCGATAGATAAATTGCCACCGTGTGATAGGATTACATGGCGACTTGTTATGATATGGACACTATAATTGGCAGCAGCGATAATGTTACATCATCGAGGCGTGCCATTTGATCGTCAAGTGAGATTCTATATAAGATTGGGGCAGGTACTTGAAAaagttcatcaaatattttgttattaaattattattattgattatagATGTAGcggtttttgatgttgttgctggggctgCTATTCGGCGGCGtctgctggtgttgctaaaCGGCTGCTAATGAAGATAGTTGCCAGCTTCGtgcagcagcactttgttgttgatgttgattgttgtttttgcagccgCTGGTTGACATGTTTTGCTGGTGACGGTAGcgaggatgatgatggtgaagtTCAATCAGCTGGGCTATACTTGGGCTGAGTGCGTTGTCTTTGTGGTTGCGCGTGCGTGTAAGTGTATGATAGTAGCGGCGttatgcgtctgtgtgcgcaCTGGAGGGGATGCAAATAGGCGGCAATGGGTTGGGCCGGCGGCAGGCGGGCTGGCGCGTCTGTGTGCGAGTATATAATTCTGTGATGGTGAGGCAACGTTTGCTGGGCATTggttatgtgagtgtgtgccagcATACGGAAGTGTGTGCTGGATATTTATTTGGGCACGCGTTTGAGTGTGAGCGAGTGCGTGCATCTGATGTTGGGCGCAATTGCGAAGGATGACAATAAGCGatgcaggcaaacacacatacgcataggtGTTTTATATCAGTGAAAGTTGTAGAAAGGTAAGTTAGTAAAGGTAGGTTTGAAAGATGTTTATGAAAGAGGTAAGTTggagtttcttttcttttcagttagtTGATAGGTTATTTGTTCAGAGCCTTAGATGGAGCTGGATGAGGGTGAAGCAGCTATTTGAATGGAATCGTCTCCATGTCGGAAAATTCCttgcattttctgctgcaCATCACTCATGTAGCGAGTCAACTTGTccagttgttcttgttgcctttGGGCAAGCTTAACCAATAGTTGGGTGGTTGAGTTATGCTCAGTGGAAGGAAGAATAGGggtttgatgatgttgttgttgtggtggctgttgctgaaaCTCAGCATCGATTTGCATTGGCGTAGGCTCGTGCTGGTTCAAGTGGTGAGCAGAGGCAGCATTATGTCGTGTGGACGTAAGTGTATCTAGGTGTTGGCGCTGCATAAGAACAGTTTGATCACGATTGATCATCGAACCAAACTGTTCAATttgacgctgctgttgctgttgttggatgttttgagttttgggccATCTTAGGCGCGGGTCCAAATTTGCGGAAgttcttgatatatttctcgttgcagctgctgttgatgttgttgttactgctgctattGAGGATGAAAGATTGGCGCTTGGTGCCGGTTTGATAGAGTTATGAACAGGAATGGTGtcagaattaacattgttAATTGGGATATTGTTGTAATTATTAATGATGGGAATATTTGCGGCTTTGATAACATTTGATCGTTGCCTTTGCGCAAGCGCACGTTCCATTTGTGCTCGCTtgtgttgttttgatttttgcttgcgcgctttggctttttgttttttatttgttggcttgggCAAAGACAGCAAtgtcggcagctgttgttgcaatggcaattgcaattgcagtggcaTATGAGCCTGTTGACGTTGCTGCGAGCGTATTTGTCGCCTTTGCTGTCGCTGAATATTCGGATTGCTTTGTCTCGGTAACAGTTGCTGCCTTGACTGAACGTTCcgaatgtttgtatttgatattagttttgatttcagcaagtcaagatataaggggcagcccttataattggccgtgtgtgattgggagcagttggcacagtttgccggtaaattgataggcttagtacattgttgcgataaatgctcctggccgcatttcACGCAGCGCGGATTGTGACGACAGTAGCGCGCCGTGTGATTGTATCGTTGGCAGCGGTGGCATTGAGGCAGTTTCCTGTCGTCGGTTTTTGGCCACTCAAATCGGactaagaatttgcataattcttggacgttgaaaattgttgttggattctttattgaattatgagctaattcaataaagaatagaTTCGGGCAGTGATGACCGGGATTACTGCGATTCCGATAAACAGGGTTATATACATTACGTATTATGTAGCCCATATCGGATAGCTCATTTCGAATTTTGGTCGTGCTAATGGAGGCGTGAATGCCTCGTACGACAACCCGAATTGAGCGTTCATCACGTTTCTGGTAAGTATTGAAGTTAATGGAGCTGTCAGTTTCAAGGATATGTATGATATGTTCGTGTGTTTGAGTCGATTTGGGAATGATTCGTAGGATGCCAGGGCCACCCAATTTTAGGCCGTAGTCGACTATGGGTGGATTGTGCCCGTTTAATTTGGCCACTAACGAATCAATGCCATTCCAATTGGATTAATTATGTTGAACGCATATTTGTGGGGGCTTGAACTGTTTTGGAACAGGATTAAAGTTTGTATGTtgctcatgttgttgttggatgggGGCAGAAAGGAAGTTAGTCACAATATTGGGGGGAGCGTTGGTGACAGCATAGTAAAAGGGGATTGTTGTTGAAGCAGCCGGAATTGAAGCTGTTTTTGGGgtagctgctattgctgctgtttgagcCGTCGGTGCGTTGTGAgttgaggttgttgttgtgggagcTAACATTGGTGAGGATGGTGGACATGCTGTCAGAGCTGATTGTACAGCAGAAGCGAGGCTATTGATCATAGCGTTCGCTTGTCGCTGTTTAGGCGGCGATTACGATTTTGGTTGTAGCTGATGGTCGGACGCATCTAGATCGGATTCGGATAGAAGACTGAATCGATTTGATGCTAGTCGTGCATTGCTAGATGTATATTGTTGCGTCAGACGGGATTTGGCTGAGATTTTTCGGTTTAGGATGCGTGCAGTCTTCCGCCGAGTCTGACTAACAGCTTTAGTTGATATGAGTTGTTGCTTATGGAACAGCATTTCGCCAGATATGGGcaaattgctattgttgcaatcatcgttgttgctgctggtggggctgctgctggttccgCTGCGAATAATTGTGATTTGTGCCAAGGGAGCAGCATTATTGTGAGCCAGTGCGGCTGCGTATGATGGGAACGATggagtttctgttgttgttgttgttgttgccgttgctgttgttaaaaaaGGGGGAGCAACGGCTGTAGCAGGTGGAGCTGGTGTGTTGACTATCTTTCGCGATGCAGAAATCATCAGTAGattagctgctgttgacgtAGATGGTCCACTATCGATAccctcaatatcaataaaaaggtCACTTGAAGAGTGtccttcgtttttatttttcttaatattattaatgttgctgttataGATATTGTGATTATAGTTGGCATGTCCAGATATATTTCATGCATTTGTTAACTGTGTTTGCGCATCACTAGAGCTGCCAGACTCTAGCTGTGCAATgagtcttttatattgtgccagctgtgtttgctgatcagctgttagaattctgttgttattattattgttttaatgtatGGTAGCGGTCGAGTTTGAACTCGCCGCGGCGTGCTCTACATTCATCTCGCTCGCACCACTCTCGTTAGATCTCAATCTAGCTGGTTGTCAGTTTTGCGTCTGCTTGGGATGTGATGTTGGTGCCGATGCATGGGCAAGGGGTGCGGGGGTCGATGGCAGAGTCGTTGTTTCTGCTAAAAATGTTGCCGTTAGGGTTGGCGCCATCAGGTCTGGTGCGTTCAGCACAGCTTTCAATTTTCAGTCGACCGGCTAAGAGGAACTCGTCTGTTCTGGGTAAGTGTCTTCATGTGAATGGGAATCGGGGATCGAACGGCAGGTTGCCAGGAGCGGGCAGGCAGGCGAGCGAGCGAACGAGCGAGCAGgagaggcagcgagacagctaggCAGCAGGACATCGAGACATCGAGACTCTCCACTCCAGTTCCAACTCCGGTTCCGACTCCAGATTCagactccgactccaactcAATGGCCGCTCACTCACTCGCCCAGGTGGCCGACTCCAATTGGGAACGTGAATGCGCTCAATCTCCAATCCCCagaccagaaatttatttattgatatatattacattagAGATGGATAAACTAACGTTGGtgcatttttgatgatatatgttagtgggtattttgtggttatgattaagtcttaagactataaaacaaatgttttgaatttgattcgatttgattgtgtGTAAGGTACATTGTGTGATTAGTgagaataattataaaataatttgttgtaattgtattaaatactaGGTATTGGATGTTACATGGTATACATTAGTTGTGGTTTGATAAGAGTGGATGTAATATACAATTGGGGCTTGTGCGGCgtcagtaaataatttttaccatAAGCCAGCAGGTAATTGACAGAAGTTATGCTGTTTGTGCGTTAATGAGTATGAGAgagaaaatcttttgttttggattgaaacattttggagGGATCATGTGTATTCTTTGCACTTTTAGAAATTATGTTTTGAAAGTCTAGACGATAAAAGATAGGGTGGCACGCTCACGCACGagcgcaagcacacgcactgtcataacaaaataccaacaaaatcacagacactcacacacatgtgcatgggcaagcttttgcgcatgtgtgtgagtgtctgtgattttgttggtattttgttatgacagtgcgtgtgcttgcgctcgtgcgtatatctgacaacaaatacataccagcaagtttgtgcgcttgcaagtacatatatatgtatgtgtgaatatataattgcGACGAGTGTGCAGCGATAGATAAATTGCCACCGTGTGATAGGATTACATGGCGACTTGTTATG belongs to Drosophila virilis strain 15010-1051.87 unplaced genomic scaffold, Dvir_AGI_RSII-ME tig00002244, whole genome shotgun sequence and includes:
- the LOC138911715 gene encoding putative mediator of RNA polymerase II transcription subunit 29, with protein sequence MSTILTNVSSHNNNLNSQRTDGSNSSNSSYPKNSFNSGCFNNNALLLCSAVTTTSTAAATRNISRTSANLDPRLRWPKTQNIQQQQQQRQIEQFGSMINRDQTVLMQRQHLDTLTSTRHNAASAHHLNQHEPTPMQIDAEFQQQPPQQQHHQTPILPSTEHNSTTQLLVKLAQRQQEQLDKLTRYMSDVQQKMQGIFRHGDDSIQIAASPSSSSI